CAGAGGTAAGCGTTGGCATGGACTGGGATGTTTTCAAGTAATGCATGCAACTTGGCATTGATGGAGGTAAATTTTGCAATGTGTGTAAGGATGATTAATAGATAAGCTGTTGATGTTTCTTCAATTGTCCTTTTCACTTTCTTTAAAGGCCACACCTAAAAAAGTGACCAAAATAGTTGATTCAGAATACTTCACACCAGAAAATTCAGCATCAGTGTCCATGTGGACTGTCTCTTGTTCAATGCAATGGTTTTTAttgcttactgtaaatgcagaaattttcgcagtggttttatgtttgcgaggcagtcttaccacgaattcaaaaccaccgcgaacctAACAGTGTGACTACAGTGTACTTAAAACCATAGCGAACTCTCTcactttcccgctaacgcgaaatcaaatccccacgaacttaaatgcatttactgtatctTCTTCACCCTCTCCAGTTTATACAGGACAGCCCAGGGAACAGCAAGCGTGGGTTCGGCCTGGACACCTCACTGCTCAGCTGTCAGATATTCCTGGCACAGATCGTGAACGCTGCCTGCCTCGGACCACTCATCTCAGTCACTGGCACTGTCAACGCTGTCCTGTTGTTCTGCTCAGCCGTTGGATTCGTCGGCTGTTTCTGGAACGCGATGTTTGTTGTGTATGAGTTGCCAGGGAAGGACGAGAACATTGAAGAGAAGATGCAACAAGTGGTCTTCTGATTAAGTCACGTttgataaaaaacaaaaaaacatggccTCCTAGAAACATGTGACGGCACATTTGGGACTGTTGACAATCATTTTTTGTCACATGGCAATTGCATTTTGTGTGGTCATCACAAATGATGTGGGCCATAACAATTCCATGAATCTGTTCAAATATAAACCTGTAATTCATGCGCAACACTGATATGTACAAAGTTATAAATTTTATCCAGGAATCTACGCTGTACAAATCCTGTGAACTTTCATGATGCCATATATAGTATATTCTGGGAATTAAGATTCCCAACAACTTGACAAGAGTATAGGAACCTTTTATACATCTAGTAGTTACTGTACGAGTCATGAGCTCAGTTCTGACATTAAGTTGTTAACAGTATGCATAGGACTTTTAGATGCAACAAGATGCTTTTTGGTGCAATTTTAATCATGAGTCACTGATCCAGGGGTTTGTGATATTGTCACATTCAATAACAAACACATATGGTTATGCAGATTATATCAAATGTGCAATAGTACTTGAATGTATTAAGTCGGAAATGTTGTATTATGATAAATCAAGTTAGCTATTGTATGATAGTTCCTGTACAGTTCAGGAATGAGTATATGTAAATCAAGGTGGAAGTTATGGTGATTGATGAAACTTTTCACCTTCATGTAAAAATCTGCACATGAAATTTATTACTTCACCATAAGTTAAAACTGCCAAATAAGATTTTTCTGTGAGGAGGTTGATAGAAGATATGGGGGTCATGCAAAAATTCCAACATTAAATAATAGCATTAAAGTTATATTTATGAAAGTTTGTTATAACTCTTCTTTTTTCACATCTAATTGTTGCCAACTGTTAAGATCATTACTTTCCTATAACAATTCAAAATTGGACTCAGATTTAGTATTGGAATGACCATTTTCCATCACTTTTACTAAGTGTACTCTTCATTGGTCCAATTGGGGACCAATAGCAAAGACCTTTCAAATTCCACTCTTAATTAAACCTACAAGTTACTACAACAGAACATTTTTAACACTTCACATTTGGGCAACACTTTGACTACATACACCAGGTCCAAATCACTAGATTTATGTATCATAATGTCCGTAATAGAGACCAAAGAAACATGACAGACACAAATGGTATCTTTAATGAATCAGCCACAGAAATGTCATTGCAGCACTGCAAACTTCACCAAAGCACTTCACCTTAAACAGTCTCAGACTGAACGTTCATTTAAAGTTCTTCCTACAAAATCCCATACCCAGATATTCTGTTGCTTTTAGCTATACAAGTCACAGTTTCTTCACACAAGTCTACAAGAACAGATAATAACTTTGCATTCTCTTAATACTATGGCCTTAACATATATCTATGTTGGCCTAAATTATCTGCAAGCAATGTCTTCATCGGATGAAATTAACGTCACTAGTTACACAATTCTTTTATGTCATTAGGTGGCTGTTGTCCATGTGCTGCACGTAAGACAGTTGTGACCTATTCCTTGCTGGCCATGTACTGGATGAGGTCGACAACACGGAAGCTGTAGCCGTATTCATTGTCATACCTGTGGTACAGGAGAAAAACGACAGACATTACGAACTCAGACATACTTATCAAATGTACCTGTGTCATCCTTTCCAtacagttttgttatttttttctctgcATCAAATCATGTTTTAAAACTAAACTTCAGATAAACCACAGTAGGCTCCTCACATTGTTGTGCATAAAACACGATTGCGTCATAAGGGGTCCGAACCTGAAATGACCATTTAGACCCTTTACAACTCAGAACAGACTGTAGAAATAGCTAACAACTCAACAAATCCAATTTTATTACGTGCCTTCGGAGATCATGAACCAATACAAACAAAAGATTTCATGCTGGCACTCTAGCCACtaatacatttacatatactTACCAAGAGACAAGCTTGACAAAGTTGTTGGTCAGTGCGATGCCCGCCTTGGCGTCAAAGATACTGGAGTGGGTGTCGCCCATGAAGTCTGAGGACACCACCTAACATGCAGGCATGCAGTTAGTATGCAGGCTCAGGCTAGGTAGCCTCATACATGAGTCGCCTATATCTGTGCGAGACAGAcccattcacacacacagacgtaaACACATGTCATTCCCTACCATGTGACCAGCTTGACAAAATTATTTGTCAGAGCGATGCCAGCCTTGGCATCAAAGATACTGGAGCGCCCATCCCCAATGAAGTCAGCTGAGACAACCTGGCTCAGCAGAAGACACCACAGCAGGAGGAAAGGAAGGGTAACAGAAATGTAGGAAAATTCAGGGGAAATAAATATAAGAATGGGGAGGGATGATGTGGAAAATaggaaaaaatagaaatgaaacaaTGATAGAAGTTGAAAGAAAGTGATAGAATGAATATGACAGACGACCAATTGAAAATTAGAGTACAGTTGCCTAGATTGTACAGAAAATCAGGAAAAAAAGACAGCTACTGGGACGTAAAACATTCAATATACACAATCACACATGGGTAGTTTAACAACTTAAAAGATAATACCACATACAGAGGTTCACatcttacaaaatgtagctgATCAGCAGCTGACTATGTATTATCTCCCAGTCAGCCTACAAGATTGTGACTTAACTGCAAAAACAAGCTCATTTACAAATCATTAAATTCATTGCTGCCTTGAATACTGAAAACAGAACAATCACCTTGATCTGCGAAGAAAATCTAAGCAATCGTCACAATTGAACTTACATCCTCATCCGTGTATCCCAGATATCCCTTCAGTGGGCCCTCAGATGCCTTCTTCACCACAGCCTTGATCTCATCATAGGAAGCCTATGGGGAAGGGGGGGttagaatgaatgaagacctttagtttattgtacttttttgcccaacgagctaagtacaggtcacaacaaaacatatatatCATACTAAAAGCATCACAGATCTAGTCTAAAACAgaagtttggcttcttctcaAATATAGGAGACTCAGCACATGataagtaaaataaaactacaTACAACTTGCATTGACTTACATGTTGTTTCAAGAGTGGGCATATGTTAACTTATGAATGGCAGAATGTATATGTTACGTATCAGATTTTCATATGCAAATTGGTGCTTACTCCTTTCTTCAGTCGGCAGGTCAGGTCGACCACGGACACATCAGGGACCGGCACACGGAACGCCATGCCTGTCAGCTTCCTGTAAAGATTCCAGAGAGCTGTTACATGTGGGAAATGTCAGTCCTTCTAGTAGCATCTAGCGGTGCTTAAAATGCTGATAAATAAACTCAGACAAGTCGACTTTGGGGCATTTTAACACAAATAACCAGCTGCAGTTAGGGGTTAGGTACCAGTACtgtactgcaaaaataaaattggTACATGTGCAAAAACACCAGATCAAGAAGTACTGTTACAGATTTACTCATTTTGTGACTTAAGATGCGTAAATCCTACCTCAAACACGATAATTCAGCATTCCTCAATAGAGTAAaagctggataattgcacgaatttcactggcaaataggccgtgcaattaagcggcttctaccgTATCATAAAAACTTGACTCACCCGTTCAGCTCAGGAATGACCTTGCCCACAGCCTTGGCTGCCCCAGTGCTTGCTGGGATGATATTCTGGTGGGCACCGCGCCCGTCACGCCAGGCCTTCGCGCTTGGGCCGTCCACGGTCTTCTGCGTGGCGGTGTAGGCGTGTACCGTGGTCATGAGACCCTCCTCGATGCCAAATTCATCGTTGATGACCTTGGCCAGTGGGGCCAAGCAGTTGGTGGTGCAGGAAGCATTGCTGTAAACAGATTTTATATCAGATTGTCAGGTCACTGTGCACAATATTTCACAAACCAAACTACAAAATTTCTTATCCACTCATCTATCCATCCAGAAACTCAACTAACACCTAGTTACACATTTCGATTTAAAAAGTACAGaaaattgtatacatgtacctctttgTCCGTCTTTTTTCTATGCATAGAGACATCCAGTTTAAGTGTGGAAACTACCAAGTATACCTTagacatctgtacatgtacaaaaacgtATACAAGGTACAGTCATGATTGTACCACTTACTACATGTACGAACTCACAACTtactgaatgcaaggcaaaAGCTCGGcccactcagccattgcaccAATTACATATGGAAATATGGGAAAACTGTAGACACAGTGTTTATATTATCCATCCCATATTTCCCATATGTAATTggtgcaatggctgagtgggccgagtgttcaccttgcattcagtaggtcgcAAGTCTGATCCCTGactgggtcataccaaagacttaaaaaatggtacaagctgctttctctgcttagcccTCAGCATTctggaaagagtatggaagttgaacacacaccaccaccggtggactagccccctgctgtagtgatttcccaaagttgtgtggcccagggctactaaAAAGTAGCTTGGTGCTGCTCTAACAGGCgcaggaaggactttgactGTGACTGATTTCCCATGGTACCTACCTGACAATGTCCATGCTCTTCTCGTACTTTTCCTGGTTGACACCCATGACGAACATCGGCGCATCAGCAGAGGGAGCTGAGATGATGACCTTCTTCGCTCCCGCATCAAGGTGAGCCTAAGACAcagtcaataaatcaatcaatgacCCAAAAATCAGACAAACAATCAGTGCCCTGGCCAACTCAACAGGATTCACCCATAAGTGTTACATTCATAGCAAAAGTCAGACATTAGTTCTCAAATTGATCTTTTCAACTGCTTCCTCACCACTCCCACTCATAAGTTTCCTACTGGCAATACGTGGCCCAACACATCTGACCCTGCTATGTAAACCACCTACACTTGAGGTATGCATGCACTATGAAGTTGTTCAACAGCAATACTGCTTACTTCCTCACACTAGTCAAATGCACAGTTCTTGTCAGCCCACTCAAAGACAATGACAGGGAGAACAAACTAATAAGATGGCTCTATATAGCTACCTTTGCCTTGGCAATGGTGGTAAAGACACCAGTAGACTCAACGATGTACTCAGCACCTGCTTCCGCCCATTTGATGTTAGCTGGGTTCATCCTGAATAGAGAGATTTcaaaattgtcatcattttcTTGGGAAGGCAGAAAAAGAACTAGCTCAAGATAAGTATTATCTCACATTAAGGTtcagaataggggtgggtaccggtgcagaaaattAAGGTACACGCCCCATCCTTACTAAACAGCATTGAAGACCTTATGCGTTCCAGTTCACTTTAAGAGCTGAGATTATAGTCTTCCACATgcggcaacctgaaatgttaaTGGGCAAGTATTGAACCATTCATCCACTTCATTTCAAACTGAAAAGCAGTTAAACTGTCGAACTTACTCATTGAAGACCTTGATTTTCTTCCCGTTGACAACCAGCGAAGAGGAGTCAGCATCAGCAGACACCTCGCCCTTGAACTTGCCATGGGTGGAGTCATACTTGAACATGTACACCTGTACAGGAACAAAGTAAACCGTTTTTCttttgcataactggtaaacTGCATTTACAAATAACATACCAGTCTTGTACTGTAGGTACAACCTGCATGAggccagactgtaaggtttaaGCCATTTCTACTGTGATAAACTCCTACGAGAAATGGGGTAGGTTTCTTAACACTCTTGAAGTTTGGCTTTCCTCATATATGGAGGTTTTGAATTTACATCACATAGGCAGTGTAATAGGCAGTGTAATACCATGAATCTTAAACTTTTCTTGTCTCTGCTgtcacttgaagttgaactgcAGGCTAGTAGGTTGGAGTCGACACGCCTGCCAACGTTTGCTATCAATGAACTCTTGATTTTCACTGTGCCACAGATTTTTAAGTACTGCAATATACACCAACAATacaccacatgtacattgtatctttacAGGTACAGGAAAGCCACTCTTTTTCATATGATCTGTTTCCTGTGTTGACTTGATCATGTTACTGCTCATGTACTTACCATGTAGTCCAGCTGGATGAAAGGGTCGTTAATGGCGACCACCTCCTGGCCCTTCTCAACGGCAGACCGCAGCACCAGACGGCCAATACGACCAAACCTAAAACGGATCAAACAGAACAAATTTCACCAACCAGATTTACTTGTGTTAGTAATAGTGAATTGCTGCAATGCGAAGGGTTTCCACCATGCTAACTTCCCGCTATAGTATATCTGAcaaatttgtactttttttgtatcaaGTAACAATGCACTTCAAATGGAATTTAACgataaaaaaaaggacaactttGATACCAATAAGCCACAAATGATGCCTTAGCTCACAAATTTTGCTTATGTTCTTGAAAAGCTGCCTCTCCCCTCAGCCATGGCTGTCCACAATACTTCAGTTGTCATTGTCTGACCTTCAGGAATTATTTATGCATTTGGAAAGGTCAAATGAAACGGTTTTGGTGCTGTAACAAATAGGCTACCAGTGTACCGTTTCCAAAGGTCACTGGGCTACACAAATGTAGGTATTTCTGCTCAATGTGTCACGCAAGAATATACATTTTAACATCACTGTTCATGTGTACGTGGTTACAAAAGTGTCTATCTAAAGAGGGTAGCCAGAGCTCATTCAGCAGTTTCAGCTGAAGAAAAACTAAggaaaaactgaagaaaaaaaaatgtcatatctGTTCTTCATAATCATGTGGGGGGCAATTGTCTTGTTCTAACTTCAACCATCTACAAATGCTATTTACAAATGTTGACTTGTAATACTCAACAAAAGGCTTGAAAAATTGAATCTTGAAAAAAAGATAAGTTTATCAGTGAAAATGTACTCACCCGTTGATTCCAACCTTAGGCATGGCTGATGAGATGTCTTAGGGAAGTACTAACCAAGGAGAGAGAGAGCAGGACCTGAGAACACAAATTGGATGGTTAAGTTAGTACTAGGAATGTTGGTGC
The window above is part of the Branchiostoma floridae strain S238N-H82 chromosome 14, Bfl_VNyyK, whole genome shotgun sequence genome. Proteins encoded here:
- the LOC118430013 gene encoding glyceraldehyde-3-phosphate dehydrogenase-like isoform X2, producing MPKVGINGFGRIGRLVLRSAVEKGQEVVAINDPFIQLDYMVYMFKYDSTHGKFKGEVSADADSSSLVVNGKKIKVFNEMNPANIKWAEAGAEYIVESTGVFTTIAKAKAHLDAGAKKVIISAPSADAPMFVMGVNQEKYEKSMDIVSNASCTTNCLAPLAKVINDEFGIEEGLMTTVHAYTATQKTVDGPSAKAWRDGRGAHQNIIPASTGAAKAVGKVIPELNGKLTGMAFRVPVPDVSVVDLTCRLKKGASYDEIKAVVKKASEGPLKGYLGYTDEDVVSADFIGDGRSSIFDAKAGIALTNNFVKLVTWYDNEYGYSFRVVDLIQYMASKE
- the LOC118430013 gene encoding glyceraldehyde-3-phosphate dehydrogenase 2-like isoform X1, which codes for MPKVGINGFGRIGRLVLRSAVEKGQEVVAINDPFIQLDYMVYMFKYDSTHGKFKGEVSADADSSSLVVNGKKIKVFNEMNPANIKWAEAGAEYIVESTGVFTTIAKAKAHLDAGAKKVIISAPSADAPMFVMGVNQEKYEKSMDIVSNASCTTNCLAPLAKVINDEFGIEEGLMTTVHAYTATQKTVDGPSAKAWRDGRGAHQNIIPASTGAAKAVGKVIPELNGKLTGMAFRVPVPDVSVVDLTCRLKKGASYDEIKAVVKKASEGPLKGYLGYTDEDVVSSDFMGDTHSSIFDAKAGIALTNNFVKLVSWYDNEYGYSFRVVDLIQYMASKE